A genome region from Labilibaculum antarcticum includes the following:
- a CDS encoding acyl-CoA carboxylase subunit beta, which yields MSLKRNILDLRKRKEKVLQGGGEKAIQKQVAMGKLTARERVTSILDEDSFHEYDMFVEHEARDFGMEKKELHGDGVIIGTGTIYGEPVCIFAQDFTVAGGSLGLMHARKITKIMDHALKMRVPLIGINDSGGARIQEGVNSLAGYGEIFFRNTLASGVIPQLSVILGPCAGGAVYSPALTDYVFVVENISKMFITGPEVIKTVLGEEITMEELGGAKVHSEITGNAHFYALSEYECFEQIKKLLTFIPWNNTKKAKAFPPKPPKPEYKIEEIVPSDPTQPYDIRNVIKSIVDDSDFFESMENFARNIVIGFGRMNGDTVGFVANQPLVLAGVLDCDSSDKAARFIRYCNAFNIPLVTLEDMPGYLPGVDQEHMGVIRHGAKILYAYSEATVPKITVIIRKAYGGGYIAMNSRHMKADFMFAWPNAEIAVMGPDGAANIIFKKEIMAAEDPEAMRKIKVAEYRKKFANPYVAAAKGYIDTVIEPQETRNILLHSIEVSSNKVDYRPAKKHGIPPF from the coding sequence ATGTCATTGAAACGAAACATTCTTGATCTTAGAAAGAGAAAAGAAAAAGTGCTTCAAGGTGGCGGTGAAAAAGCCATTCAGAAGCAAGTTGCGATGGGGAAATTGACTGCCAGAGAAAGAGTAACGTCTATATTAGATGAAGATTCTTTTCATGAATACGATATGTTTGTTGAGCATGAGGCTCGCGACTTTGGTATGGAAAAGAAAGAACTCCATGGTGATGGAGTTATCATTGGAACCGGAACTATCTATGGTGAGCCCGTGTGTATTTTTGCACAGGATTTTACCGTTGCTGGGGGTTCTCTTGGTCTTATGCATGCACGTAAAATTACTAAAATCATGGATCATGCATTGAAGATGCGTGTACCGTTGATTGGTATTAATGATTCGGGAGGAGCCCGTATTCAGGAAGGTGTTAATTCACTGGCTGGATATGGAGAAATCTTTTTCCGAAACACATTAGCATCAGGTGTAATTCCTCAATTGTCAGTTATTCTTGGTCCTTGTGCTGGTGGAGCTGTTTATTCTCCTGCGCTTACCGATTATGTTTTTGTGGTTGAGAACATTTCTAAAATGTTCATTACCGGTCCTGAGGTGATAAAAACAGTTTTGGGTGAAGAAATTACCATGGAAGAATTGGGTGGAGCTAAAGTTCATAGTGAAATCACAGGTAATGCTCATTTCTATGCTCTAAGCGAATACGAATGCTTCGAACAAATTAAGAAGCTGCTTACCTTCATACCATGGAACAATACGAAAAAAGCGAAGGCATTTCCACCTAAACCACCAAAACCAGAATACAAAATTGAAGAAATTGTTCCTTCTGATCCTACTCAGCCATATGATATTCGTAACGTAATCAAATCTATTGTAGATGATTCGGATTTCTTTGAGAGTATGGAAAATTTTGCACGAAACATTGTAATTGGTTTCGGTAGAATGAATGGTGACACAGTAGGTTTTGTTGCGAATCAGCCATTAGTATTGGCAGGTGTATTGGATTGTGATTCATCAGATAAAGCTGCACGTTTTATTCGTTACTGTAATGCTTTTAACATTCCACTTGTTACCCTTGAGGATATGCCAGGTTATTTGCCAGGTGTTGATCAGGAGCATATGGGTGTTATTCGTCACGGTGCTAAAATTCTTTATGCATACAGTGAGGCAACAGTTCCTAAAATCACAGTTATTATCCGTAAAGCATACGGTGGAGGTTACATTGCGATGAATTCTCGCCATATGAAGGCCGATTTCATGTTTGCATGGCCAAATGCTGAAATTGCGGTTATGGGACCTGATGGAGCGGCTAACATTATCTTTAAAAAGGAGATCATGGCAGCAGAGGATCCTGAAGCTATGAGAAAAATAAAGGTGGCTGAGTACAGAAAGAAGTTTGCTAATCCTTATGTTGCGGCAGCTAAAGGTTATATCGATACTGTTATTGAACCACAGGAGACACGTAACATATTGTTGCACTCTATTGAGGTTTCTAGTAACAAAGTTGATTACAGACCTGCGAAGAAACACGGTATTCCTCCATTTTAA
- a CDS encoding biotin/lipoyl-containing protein, which translates to MGNLKQFNVDGTIYTTELTKKFEERKPWVRPNPKHINSFIPGTIVEIYVKEGQEVKEGTTIMILEAMKMKNQIKMPFDGKIGAIHVVEGSKVPNRLLMVEIE; encoded by the coding sequence ATGGGAAATTTAAAACAATTCAACGTTGACGGTACTATTTATACAACAGAATTAACTAAGAAGTTTGAGGAAAGAAAGCCTTGGGTTAGACCTAACCCTAAGCATATAAATTCATTCATTCCTGGTACAATTGTTGAAATATACGTTAAGGAAGGACAAGAAGTTAAAGAAGGTACAACGATTATGATTCTTGAAGCTATGAAGATGAAGAATCAGATTAAAATGCCTTTTGATGGTAAAATTGGTGCGATCCATGTTGTTGAAGGATCAAAGGTTCCCAACAGGTTATTAATGGTGGAAATCGAGTAA
- the ispE gene encoding 4-(cytidine 5'-diphospho)-2-C-methyl-D-erythritol kinase, giving the protein MLRFPNAKINIGLNIVEKRPDGFHNIETIFYPIPLTDGLEITDSNNEKNYTFSSSGIPIDIDDKDNIVCKAFELLRASNNIPSTNIHLHKNIPFGAGLGGGSSDAAFMIKMLNDHYKLGLSSDTMKNMAGQLGSDCPFFITNKPIFAEGKGDAFSEALIDLSGYHIMLVKPNIHISTPEAYSKIIPSRPNKSIKELIKEPLENWKDLLFNDFENSIFPNHPELEEIKNNLYDIGAIYASMSGSGSSLFGIFKGEPNCPAIWSDYFCWKGKL; this is encoded by the coding sequence GTGCTTCGCTTCCCAAATGCTAAAATTAATATCGGATTAAACATCGTTGAGAAAAGACCGGATGGATTTCACAACATCGAAACCATATTTTACCCAATTCCTCTTACCGATGGTTTGGAAATTACGGATTCGAACAATGAAAAAAATTACACTTTCAGTTCATCAGGCATTCCAATTGATATTGACGACAAGGATAATATTGTTTGCAAAGCATTTGAATTGCTTCGTGCCAGCAACAACATCCCTTCAACCAATATTCATTTGCACAAAAACATTCCGTTTGGCGCTGGGTTGGGAGGTGGATCTTCGGATGCAGCCTTTATGATAAAAATGCTGAACGATCATTACAAACTGGGGCTTTCATCGGATACAATGAAAAATATGGCTGGACAATTAGGTAGCGACTGTCCTTTTTTTATTACCAACAAACCCATTTTCGCAGAAGGAAAGGGTGATGCTTTCTCCGAGGCACTTATTGATCTTTCTGGATATCACATTATGCTGGTAAAACCAAATATTCACATTAGTACACCCGAGGCTTACTCAAAGATAATTCCTTCGCGTCCCAACAAATCAATAAAAGAACTTATTAAAGAACCCCTCGAAAACTGGAAAGACTTACTATTTAATGATTTTGAAAACAGCATCTTCCCCAATCATCCAGAACTGGAAGAAATCAAAAATAACCTGTATGACATAGGTGCAATTTATGCATCCATGTCGGGCAGTGGATCTTCTTTATTCGGGATTTTTAAGGGTGAACCAAACTGTCCCGCAATATGGAGTGACTATTTTTGCTGGAAAGGCAAGCTGTAA
- the dnaB gene encoding replicative DNA helicase has protein sequence MAGANKYNNQPKNKVDLDYGKVPPQALELEEAVLGALMLEKDAMISVGDILNVDSFYKDAHQKIYKAILSLSINEEPVDILTVTEELKRQGTIDDVGGPFYITQLTNRVASAAHIEFHARIIAQKFIQRELIRVSSEIQTQAFDESVDVADLLDRAQQEVFEIAEGNIKKESSHIRPLADEVINQILEAGKRTDGLSGVPSGFTALDRITSGWQKSDLVIIAARPSMGKTAFVLSMARNMAVDHKAPIAIFSLEMGADQLVKRLISSETELGSEKLRSGRLEDFEWEQLHVKIKDLVEAPIYVDDTPGLSIYELRSKCRRLKAKHDISCIVIDYLQLMTAGSDMRGNREQEVSLISRQLKIIAKELNVPVIALSQLNRGVEQRTGDAKKPMLSDLRESGAIEQDADMVLFIHRPERYGITEDAEGNSLIGIADIIIAKHRNGAVGDIQLRFRTNLARFTDLEGEAANPFATPGLDDVKTFSSSMNQEPSGFDDFNAGLGGGNDFNDAPPF, from the coding sequence ATGGCTGGGGCAAATAAATATAACAATCAACCGAAGAATAAAGTAGATCTTGATTACGGGAAAGTTCCTCCACAGGCTTTAGAGCTTGAGGAAGCTGTTTTGGGAGCATTAATGCTTGAAAAGGATGCAATGATTTCGGTAGGGGATATTTTAAATGTTGATTCATTCTATAAGGATGCTCACCAGAAAATATACAAAGCCATACTGTCTCTTTCAATTAATGAGGAGCCTGTTGATATTTTAACGGTAACTGAGGAGTTGAAACGTCAGGGGACGATAGATGATGTAGGTGGACCATTTTACATTACGCAGTTAACCAATAGAGTAGCTTCGGCAGCTCATATTGAATTCCATGCAAGAATTATCGCTCAAAAATTTATTCAGAGAGAATTAATTAGAGTTTCATCTGAAATTCAAACACAAGCTTTTGACGAAAGTGTTGATGTGGCTGATCTTTTAGATAGAGCTCAACAAGAGGTTTTTGAGATTGCTGAGGGAAATATTAAAAAAGAATCTTCTCATATTCGCCCTTTGGCCGATGAGGTAATCAATCAAATTCTTGAGGCGGGAAAACGTACCGATGGTTTGAGTGGTGTGCCTTCAGGATTTACTGCCTTGGATCGTATTACTTCCGGATGGCAAAAGTCCGATTTGGTGATTATTGCAGCTCGTCCTTCTATGGGGAAAACAGCATTTGTGTTGTCTATGGCTCGAAATATGGCCGTTGACCATAAAGCACCTATCGCTATCTTCTCACTCGAGATGGGTGCAGATCAATTGGTGAAACGTTTGATATCCAGTGAAACGGAATTAGGTTCTGAGAAGTTGAGAAGTGGACGTTTGGAGGATTTTGAATGGGAACAATTGCACGTGAAAATTAAAGATCTTGTTGAAGCGCCCATCTATGTTGATGATACGCCAGGTTTGTCTATTTATGAATTACGGTCAAAGTGCCGTAGATTAAAAGCAAAACATGATATAAGTTGTATCGTAATTGATTATTTGCAGCTGATGACAGCTGGTTCTGATATGCGCGGTAACCGTGAGCAGGAAGTAAGTTTAATATCGCGACAGCTAAAAATTATTGCAAAAGAATTAAATGTACCGGTAATTGCACTTTCTCAGCTGAATCGTGGAGTGGAGCAAAGAACTGGTGATGCTAAAAAACCAATGCTTTCCGATTTACGTGAATCTGGTGCGATTGAGCAGGATGCGGATATGGTGTTGTTTATTCACCGACCAGAGAGATATGGAATTACGGAAGATGCAGAAGGGAATTCTTTAATTGGTATTGCAGATATCATTATTGCAAAACATCGTAATGGTGCCGTAGGAGATATTCAGCTTCGTTTCCGTACTAATTTAGCTCGATTTACCGATTTAGAAGGTGAAGCAGCAAACCCATTCGCAACACCAGGTTTAGACGATGTGAAAACATTTAGTTCTAGCATGAATCAGGAACCTTCAGGTTTTGATGATTTTAATGCAGGCCTTGGCGGAGGAAATGATTTTAATGATGCTCCTCCTTTTTAA
- a CDS encoding asparagine synthetase B — MIEDKLFLKLFARKIVLLLFLVLSAHVSFSASLLIQMDDTQKNHLKAYGIAFWALEDNYEIHWLLNYRGGSFLVPFHKEIQDECQIRGVSFSVLSDVSAQQILNDISSDEVNMDAVKLEKVPLIAVYSPKGKKPWDDAVTMALSYAEIPYDIIYDDEVMTGKLSKYDWLHLHHEDFTGQFGKFYASYRNMKWYKDEVQSNLEMANRYGFSKVSDLKKAISVKIRSFVEAGGFLFAMCSATDTFDISLAAGKHDICAAVFDGDPMEPDAQSHLDYSKTLAFQNFSIETNPNVYEFSDIDVTLTRTIRQDEDYFSLFEFSAKWDPVPTMLCQNHKNLIKGFMGQTTAFKLELLKPSVLVMGQNKSAGEARYIHGNLGKGTWTFYGGHDPEDYQHLVGDPPTDLNLKKNSAGYRLILNNVLFPAAKKKKRKT, encoded by the coding sequence ATGATAGAAGATAAATTGTTCTTAAAATTATTTGCTCGAAAAATAGTTCTTCTGCTATTTCTTGTTTTGTCTGCCCATGTGTCTTTTTCAGCGAGTTTGTTGATTCAGATGGATGATACACAGAAGAACCATTTAAAGGCTTATGGAATTGCATTCTGGGCCTTGGAGGATAATTATGAGATTCATTGGTTGTTAAATTATCGGGGAGGGTCCTTTTTAGTTCCTTTCCATAAGGAAATTCAAGATGAGTGTCAGATTCGAGGTGTTAGTTTCTCCGTTTTAAGTGATGTCTCTGCCCAACAGATATTAAATGATATTTCGAGCGATGAAGTGAATATGGATGCGGTTAAACTTGAAAAAGTACCCTTAATTGCAGTTTATTCCCCAAAAGGAAAGAAACCTTGGGATGATGCGGTTACTATGGCACTTAGCTATGCCGAAATTCCTTATGACATTATTTATGATGATGAGGTGATGACAGGGAAATTGTCAAAATACGATTGGTTGCACTTGCATCATGAGGATTTTACCGGACAGTTTGGAAAATTCTATGCGTCTTACCGAAATATGAAATGGTATAAGGATGAGGTGCAATCAAATCTGGAGATGGCTAATCGCTATGGTTTTTCGAAGGTTTCAGATTTGAAAAAAGCAATATCTGTAAAAATAAGAAGCTTTGTTGAGGCGGGTGGTTTTTTGTTTGCTATGTGTTCTGCCACCGATACCTTCGATATTTCATTAGCTGCTGGGAAACACGATATTTGTGCTGCTGTATTTGATGGTGATCCAATGGAGCCGGATGCTCAGTCTCATCTGGATTATTCAAAAACTCTCGCCTTTCAAAATTTTTCGATTGAAACAAATCCGAATGTATATGAGTTTTCGGATATTGATGTGACCTTAACGAGAACGATAAGGCAGGATGAAGATTATTTCTCCTTGTTTGAGTTTTCAGCAAAATGGGATCCCGTGCCAACAATGTTGTGTCAGAACCATAAGAACCTAATAAAAGGGTTCATGGGACAAACAACGGCCTTTAAATTGGAGTTACTAAAGCCAAGTGTACTTGTAATGGGACAGAATAAGTCTGCCGGTGAAGCTCGGTATATTCATGGGAATTTGGGGAAAGGAACCTGGACCTTTTATGGGGGACACGACCCCGAAGATTACCAGCATTTAGTTGGAGATCCACCCACAGATCTTAATTTGAAAAAGAATTCGGCAGGTTATCGCTTAATTCTAAATAATGTTTTATTTCCTGCAGCAAAGAAGAAGAAGAGAAAAACGTAA
- a CDS encoding YjjG family noncanonical pyrimidine nucleotidase — MTSLKYKHIFFDLDRTLWDFNKNSEVSLHQLFRDYELQSTFGSFLFFKSRYEYHNGKLWNAYYQKRLSKEDLMYRRFYLTLKEAGKDDLALAKEIASDFIEISPLQTVTFPNTHETLGYLKEKGYQLHIITNGFNEVQGKKLKNSKLDGYFTKIITSEDAGANKPTPQIFEYAFSEAGALAKNSIMIGDDLSTDIAGAKRMKMDQIYFNPHRTNHKVEPTFEISNLLEIKNIL; from the coding sequence ATGACAAGTTTAAAGTACAAACATATTTTTTTCGACCTCGACCGAACACTTTGGGATTTCAATAAAAACTCAGAAGTTAGTCTTCATCAACTCTTTAGAGATTACGAATTGCAATCAACATTTGGCAGCTTTCTGTTCTTTAAATCACGATATGAATATCACAACGGAAAATTATGGAATGCTTACTATCAAAAAAGGCTTTCAAAAGAAGATTTGATGTACCGAAGATTTTATCTGACACTGAAAGAAGCGGGAAAGGATGATTTGGCTTTAGCGAAAGAGATTGCAAGTGATTTTATTGAAATAAGCCCCTTACAAACAGTCACTTTCCCAAACACACATGAAACCCTTGGCTATTTAAAAGAAAAAGGCTACCAATTACATATCATCACAAATGGTTTTAATGAGGTTCAAGGCAAAAAACTCAAAAACTCAAAATTAGACGGCTATTTCACAAAGATTATTACCTCGGAAGATGCAGGTGCAAATAAACCGACTCCGCAAATATTTGAATATGCATTTTCTGAAGCTGGTGCTTTAGCAAAAAACAGCATAATGATTGGGGATGATCTTTCGACAGATATTGCCGGTGCCAAAAGAATGAAAATGGATCAAATCTATTTTAATCCTCACAGAACCAATCACAAAGTTGAGCCAACATTTGAGATTAGTAATTTGCTTGAAATAAAAAACATCCTATAA
- a CDS encoding PA14 domain-containing protein has product MTRCLLLFLLMLGFSGMGVSAKDLPLISISVDNDNILKDGGEAIVTVSLSKKSNGNNAIVSLSYETNGTGSMNYDFEIEPAVYYRKFDNNETSFSFKIIGVYQEWGSSKVELKITLSGIENATPSGPTSLLVVIADGADVTPPVFQNPQANITIDALGIECGEIVNYTSPSATDNFSAYTGTLTGFSYLGELDYHTYYYSDGIASATDAMLAAANVGGHLVTITSQTENDFIDNLVGGIWIGLNDATNEGTFAWSNGEAVSYTNWNGAEPNDYSTGEDYTEMYTTGLWNDLPVGSTRRYVVEFEGALVTQTVGLPSGSLFPVGTTTNTFLATDNAGNTATHSFTVTVADVTPPKISALLADYYDGLNFDTFQETIAVDELNYYWGSGAPESTLVGSDYFSIRFQGSVQAVDAGTYTFYTTSDDGVRLWVAGSQVVNNWTDHGTTVNSGAISLLAGQVVPIILEYYERTGGAVIKLEMSGPGLARQFVKSDGSGACQDVTVDVSATGSYDLTVDEVDPSYSDECGIASRTLSKTNFTCNDSGDNAVTFTVTDVNGNSTFCDINVKVVGTPDNSLTVTDDTQCEGVDASVTILASETDVVYSLFNGTTQIGSSVTGGVSTLVLTIPSSVLSVGDNTITVHAAKGACELDLLNKAVIHIDPIPLPIGIYFE; this is encoded by the coding sequence ATGACTAGGTGTTTATTGCTGTTTTTATTGATGTTAGGGTTTTCTGGTATGGGAGTGTCTGCTAAAGATCTACCCTTGATTTCTATTAGTGTTGATAATGATAATATCTTAAAAGATGGAGGTGAAGCTATAGTTACTGTAAGCTTAAGTAAAAAAAGTAATGGTAATAATGCTATAGTAAGCTTGAGTTATGAGACGAACGGTACAGGATCAATGAATTATGATTTTGAAATCGAACCTGCTGTTTATTACAGGAAGTTTGATAATAATGAGACTAGTTTTTCTTTTAAAATTATTGGTGTTTATCAAGAATGGGGTTCCTCGAAAGTTGAGTTAAAAATAACTCTTTCTGGAATTGAGAATGCAACACCTTCAGGGCCAACATCATTATTGGTTGTAATTGCTGATGGTGCTGATGTTACGCCACCCGTTTTTCAAAATCCACAAGCAAATATTACGATCGATGCATTAGGAATCGAATGTGGAGAGATTGTAAATTACACCTCGCCTTCCGCGACAGATAATTTTTCTGCTTACACCGGAACTTTAACAGGTTTTTCCTATTTGGGAGAATTAGATTACCATACTTACTATTATTCCGACGGAATTGCATCTGCAACTGATGCAATGTTAGCGGCTGCGAATGTTGGAGGACATTTAGTAACTATTACCAGTCAGACTGAAAACGATTTTATTGATAATTTGGTTGGTGGAATTTGGATAGGGTTAAATGATGCGACAAATGAAGGAACATTTGCTTGGTCTAATGGAGAAGCTGTAAGCTATACCAATTGGAATGGTGCTGAACCTAATGATTATAGCACAGGAGAAGATTATACCGAAATGTATACTACTGGCCTGTGGAATGATTTACCCGTGGGATCTACTCGTAGATATGTTGTGGAGTTTGAAGGTGCTTTAGTGACTCAAACTGTTGGTTTGCCTTCTGGTTCTTTGTTTCCGGTAGGAACAACAACGAATACTTTTCTTGCAACCGATAATGCTGGGAATACTGCGACCCATAGTTTTACTGTAACTGTTGCAGATGTTACGCCGCCTAAAATTTCAGCTTTACTAGCAGACTATTACGATGGACTGAATTTTGATACCTTTCAAGAAACCATAGCTGTTGATGAATTGAATTATTATTGGGGCTCAGGAGCTCCTGAATCGACTCTGGTTGGAAGTGATTATTTCTCCATTCGATTTCAAGGAAGTGTTCAGGCTGTTGATGCAGGAACTTATACTTTTTATACGACCTCGGATGATGGAGTCCGCTTGTGGGTTGCCGGGTCACAGGTTGTTAATAATTGGACTGATCATGGGACTACAGTAAATTCAGGAGCGATATCTTTATTGGCAGGACAAGTGGTACCAATTATTTTAGAGTATTATGAACGCACAGGTGGTGCTGTTATAAAATTAGAAATGAGTGGGCCAGGACTTGCGCGGCAGTTTGTGAAGAGCGATGGTTCTGGAGCGTGTCAGGATGTAACGGTGGATGTTAGCGCAACAGGCTCTTATGATCTTACGGTAGATGAGGTGGATCCTAGCTATTCCGATGAATGTGGTATCGCTTCAAGAACGTTAAGTAAAACTAATTTTACATGTAATGATAGTGGAGATAATGCCGTGACTTTCACAGTAACTGATGTGAACGGGAATTCTACATTCTGCGATATTAATGTGAAAGTTGTGGGAACACCAGATAATTCTTTAACGGTTACAGACGATACGCAATGTGAAGGCGTGGATGCAAGTGTAACGATTCTGGCTAGCGAAACTGATGTTGTGTACTCCTTATTTAATGGGACAACACAAATTGGAAGTTCTGTTACAGGAGGTGTATCTACTCTCGTATTAACGATTCCCTCTTCAGTATTAAGCGTAGGCGATAATACAATTACTGTTCATGCAGCAAAGGGTGCTTGTGAATTAGATCTTCTGAACAAGGCTGTGATACATATTGATCCTATTCCTTTGCCAATTGGGATTTATTTTGAATAA
- a CDS encoding immunoglobulin domain-containing protein yields the protein MKKPLIFVLLFLTFSTVCFGQYTSIDSYSGSWTDSGSWLSSMPPLNGVSGNTSIYGEINAGANLKYNSGTLTVRDTLVVYGDLILGNNADLVLGSGAVLIVLGSVSVANKVDIEAGGTFIVQGDLAFLGSSKNGSFTSDQDPAQVYVGGSVSLPSGKDPFTNYPVLECNTGDHTNSDCNYGYIEDLEGKNIEEYYQEVLCGVGIDPGSIGSNQTVCIGDNPSEIVQLTASTETTYQWFLSIDSTDSDVPNWTEISGATQLNYTPGVLSQTTSYYRQVQKGNGCVANSKAVTITITPTPSPLGIFSK from the coding sequence ATGAAGAAGCCCCTAATCTTTGTTCTGTTATTTTTAACATTCTCAACTGTTTGTTTTGGACAATATACTTCCATTGATAGTTATTCTGGCAGCTGGACAGATTCTGGATCCTGGTTGTCATCTATGCCACCATTGAATGGTGTAAGTGGAAATACAAGTATTTATGGCGAAATAAATGCTGGTGCTAATTTAAAATATAATTCAGGGACGTTGACAGTTAGAGATACTCTAGTAGTTTACGGTGATCTTATCTTGGGGAATAATGCCGATTTGGTTTTAGGAAGTGGTGCTGTTTTAATTGTATTAGGTAGTGTTTCTGTTGCAAATAAGGTTGATATTGAAGCAGGTGGGACATTTATTGTTCAAGGGGATCTGGCATTTTTAGGGAGTAGTAAGAACGGTAGTTTTACAAGTGATCAGGATCCCGCGCAAGTATATGTTGGGGGTAGCGTGTCGTTGCCAAGCGGTAAAGATCCATTTACAAATTATCCTGTTTTGGAATGTAATACAGGAGATCATACTAATTCTGATTGTAATTATGGATATATAGAAGATCTTGAAGGAAAGAATATTGAAGAGTATTATCAAGAGGTTCTGTGCGGTGTTGGTATAGATCCGGGTAGTATTGGTAGTAATCAAACTGTTTGCATTGGGGATAATCCTTCAGAGATTGTTCAATTAACTGCAAGTACTGAGACTACCTATCAGTGGTTTTTGTCGATAGACAGTACTGATTCTGATGTGCCGAATTGGACTGAAATAAGTGGAGCTACTCAGTTAAATTATACTCCAGGTGTATTGTCACAAACGACTTCGTATTATCGACAAGTGCAAAAAGGGAATGGCTGTGTTGCAAATTCAAAAGCAGTAACGATTACAATTACACCAACTCCAAGCCCATTAGGGATTTTCTCCAAATAA